From Oryza sativa Japonica Group chromosome 4, ASM3414082v1, one genomic window encodes:
- the LOC107277945 gene encoding bark leucoagglutinin has product MDISHLLLRFFLLPLLAFSLDDAPHLHYCTEAAPTTPPPPPPPPPFSFKFDFSNTYTYRLEDLRFEGTAAVHGATVDLTCNVAQCTTGRMSYGRAVPLWDRATNEVASFATDFVFKIVTPDNVARGDGMAFFLSSYPSRVPPKPSGQSFGLIAGDANDAGDGPDRFVAVEFDTYDDTFERPRPAGDHIGTGP; this is encoded by the exons ATGGACATCTCTCATCTCCTCCTacgcttcttcctcctccccctcctcgcctTCTCGCTCGACGATGCTCCTCATCTCCATTACTGCACTGAAGCTGCACCaacaactcctcctcctccaccaccaccaccaccattctccttcaaattcgacttctccAACACCTACACCTACCGCCTAGAGGACCTCCGATTCGAGGGCACTGCCGCCGTGCACGGCGCTACCGTCGACCTCACCTGCAACGTCGCCCAGTGCACGACGGGGCGCATGTCCTACGGCCGCGCCGTGCCACTGTGGGACAGAGCCACCAACGAGGTGGCCAGCTTCGCCACCGACTTCGTCTTCAAGATCGTCACACCGGACAACGTCGCCAGGGGAGACggcatggccttcttcctctccaGCTACCCCTCACGCGTTCCCCCCAAACCCAGCGGCCAGAGCTTCGGCCtcatcgccggcgacgccaaCGATGCCGGCGACGGCCCGGACCGGTTCGTCGCCGTCGAGTTCGACACATACGATGACACCTTCGAACGGCCGAGGCCGGCCGGCGACCACATCG GAACGGGGCCATGA